In Lusitaniella coriacea LEGE 07157, the following are encoded in one genomic region:
- a CDS encoding response regulator, with the protein MQGTLNEIDIRSILQLIELGQRTGELFVETYNSPLLPPPIGENAVTATFTQDSSSRIDNLQTPGSFWLVFFVNGQIAYAADRSNNSLQRLRDYLRRYRVEHTVDRLSDTPTASINTAEYAYLWLLMENRVLTPIQGRTIIQSMIKETLFDLLSLHQGIFNFEMGCAIAPQLTTLEIASLVTIIMKQIQQWKQFYPLIYSPAQCPVLTEKDRLRQALPSNAYNGLDIWADGQTSLRQLSRYLNRDLVTIARAIYPYIKQGWIQLLDAKALPHFSFGNTASQPLPTAHNRCPHVICIDDDITIGKSVEYILRPQGYQTTLVNNPLEAFHLVFKIHPDLILCDIAMPDVDGYEVCAMLRSSTTFRQTPIVMLTGKESFIDRARARMVGSTDYLTKPFGESELLMLIEKYVGLGTASVPPMKPFHPENQT; encoded by the coding sequence ATGCAGGGAACGTTAAATGAAATCGATATTCGCAGCATTCTGCAACTCATCGAATTAGGTCAGCGAACCGGAGAACTTTTTGTAGAAACCTACAATAGCCCGCTTCTGCCGCCTCCAATCGGCGAGAATGCTGTCACTGCAACATTTACCCAGGATTCTTCTTCTCGGATTGACAATCTTCAGACCCCAGGATCGTTCTGGCTGGTTTTTTTTGTCAACGGTCAAATTGCCTATGCTGCCGATCGAAGCAACAACAGCTTGCAGCGTTTGCGCGACTATCTCCGACGCTACAGAGTCGAACATACCGTCGATCGACTGTCCGATACGCCAACAGCATCCATCAATACAGCAGAATACGCCTATCTTTGGCTTCTGATGGAAAATCGCGTTCTCACCCCCATTCAAGGACGCACCATCATCCAGAGCATGATCAAAGAAACCCTCTTTGATTTACTCAGCCTGCATCAAGGAATTTTCAATTTTGAAATGGGTTGCGCGATCGCGCCCCAACTGACAACCCTAGAGATCGCTTCCCTCGTGACCATCATCATGAAACAGATCCAGCAGTGGAAGCAATTTTATCCCCTAATTTACTCCCCCGCTCAATGTCCCGTTCTCACAGAAAAAGATCGACTGCGCCAAGCCTTACCCAGCAACGCCTACAATGGCTTAGATATTTGGGCAGACGGTCAAACCTCCCTACGCCAACTCTCGCGCTACCTCAATCGAGATTTAGTCACCATTGCCAGAGCCATTTACCCCTATATCAAACAGGGTTGGATTCAACTCCTCGACGCGAAAGCCCTCCCACATTTTTCCTTTGGCAATACAGCCTCCCAGCCCCTACCGACAGCCCATAACCGTTGCCCTCACGTCATTTGTATCGACGATGACATAACCATAGGCAAAAGCGTCGAGTACATTCTTCGACCTCAAGGCTATCAAACAACACTCGTCAATAACCCCTTAGAAGCCTTCCATCTCGTCTTTAAAATCCATCCCGACTTAATCCTTTGCGACATCGCCATGCCCGATGTCGATGGCTACGAAGTTTGTGCAATGTTGAGAAGTTCGACCACCTTCCGACAAACGCCAATCGTCATGCTCACAGGCAAAGAAAGCTTCATTGACCGCGCGAGAGCGCGGATGGTAGGGTCAACAGATTACCTCACCAAGCCCTTTGGAGAAAGTGAGTTATTAATGTTAATTGAGAAATACGTCGGTTTGGGTACGGCTTCAGTTCCGCCGATGAAACCGTTTCATCCAGAAAACCAGACGTAA